One part of the Chroogloeocystis siderophila 5.2 s.c.1 genome encodes these proteins:
- the sat gene encoding sulfate adenylyltransferase, protein MSYRDGIAPHGMQLINRVATPEQKQEFLDKADSLPRVQLDERAVSDLEMIAIGGFSPLSGFMEHEDYERVVVEMRLANGLPWSIPITLSVDEAIAEPLKEGSLIRLDNTSGRFIGVLQLTQKYHYDKAKEAVNVYRTDDIKHPGVKVVYDQGTVNLAGPVWLLERHPHSLFPNYQIDPAASRQMFKEKGWKTVVGFQTRNPIHRAHEYIQKCALETVDGLFLHPLVGATKEDDIPADVRMRCYEILLEHYYPQDRVILAINPAAMRYAGPREAIFHALVRKNYGCTHFIVGRDHAGVGDYYGTYDAQYIFDEFEPAELGITPMMFEHAFYCKRTLQMATTKTSPSKPEERVHLSGTKVREMLRRGELPPPEFSRPEVAAELAKAMRIPVEAK, encoded by the coding sequence ATGAGTTATCGAGACGGCATTGCTCCCCACGGAATGCAATTGATCAATCGTGTCGCCACACCTGAACAAAAGCAAGAATTTTTGGACAAAGCTGATTCTTTACCGCGAGTTCAACTTGACGAGCGAGCCGTTTCTGACTTAGAAATGATCGCAATTGGTGGCTTCAGTCCGCTTTCTGGGTTTATGGAACACGAAGACTACGAGCGCGTAGTCGTTGAAATGCGGTTAGCGAATGGTTTACCGTGGTCAATTCCAATTACACTTTCAGTGGATGAAGCGATCGCCGAACCGCTCAAAGAAGGTAGCTTAATCCGCTTGGACAATACCAGTGGTCGATTTATTGGTGTCTTACAACTCACACAAAAATACCACTACGACAAAGCGAAAGAAGCCGTTAACGTTTATCGTACGGATGACATCAAGCACCCTGGTGTCAAAGTTGTCTACGACCAAGGAACAGTAAATCTCGCAGGTCCGGTTTGGTTACTCGAACGTCATCCTCATTCTTTGTTTCCCAACTATCAAATCGATCCAGCCGCATCGCGACAAATGTTTAAAGAAAAAGGCTGGAAAACCGTTGTTGGGTTTCAAACACGTAACCCCATCCACCGCGCACATGAATACATTCAAAAATGCGCACTAGAAACCGTCGATGGATTATTTTTGCATCCTTTAGTTGGCGCCACCAAAGAAGATGATATTCCAGCCGATGTAAGGATGCGCTGCTACGAAATTTTACTCGAACATTACTACCCACAAGACCGCGTTATTTTAGCAATTAACCCTGCCGCAATGCGTTATGCGGGGCCGCGTGAAGCGATCTTCCATGCTCTAGTTCGTAAAAACTACGGTTGTACTCATTTTATTGTTGGTCGCGATCACGCAGGTGTAGGCGACTACTACGGTACATACGACGCGCAGTACATCTTTGACGAGTTTGAGCCTGCGGAATTAGGTATTACACCTATGATGTTTGAACACGCTTTCTACTGCAAGCGTACATTGCAAATGGCAACAACAAAAACGAGTCCGAGTAAACCCGAAGAGCGCGTTCACCTTTCGGGAACTAAAGTTAGAGAAATGCTTCGTCGTGGAGAATTACCACCTCCAGAGTTCTCGCGTCCTGAAGTAGCCGCAGAATTGGCAAAAGCAATGCGTATACCTGTAGAAGCAAAGTAG
- a CDS encoding caspase family protein: MKRRDFLKVVGGIVTTLGISEFDLFRLSDRYGSALAQSTSRKLALLIGINEYSVTPLNGCTTDVELQRELLIHRFGFQPADIVVLHNQQATRQQIEAAFMQHLVEQAQPGDIVVFHYSGYGRRIQLEEEHVEDQNLQENSELSQLLASKTLYSTISSLVPVDSPITSSAEPIVNDVLEETLWLMLRSLQTENVTTILDTSFYTPPTAPFGNLRIRSSPQIAPAQIHPLELELQQQLIDKIAPYRLLVPPHAALDLPGLFITASQTDQPAAEAQWSGFSAGLFTYALTQSLWEATPATTIHVSLSKASSVVEQVVGKQQPQLCGQKSQEQADIALHFTPNTDVSADGVVIAVGDNGKAAQLWLAGLQPTLLQYYGVNSRFKVVTPSSSETGVDQAQLQMRSRAGLTAKALLVADNENTNTLQPGQLVQEAIRIVPRNINLNVALDPGLERIERVDATSAFATASFVTLVTSGEQLADCLFGRIQDDTQSTTASRYGLFTLSHELIPNTAGEAGEAVKVAVQRLIPKLQTLLAAKWWRLTSNETSDLDIKATLEVVSAPKQPIIERETQRLQAKNRVESTTPSIVSTTSGIPSLSIGSRIKYKITNHGDRPVYLLLLGLDSSKNAIVLYPGKALAASGSTDTASTQELAIAPETTISVPRTEIDFEWILHGPPAVCETQLILSRSPFTQTLTALDAAREDLRGEEYVSILSNPLEVTQALLRDLQTASAIAPDTIGAAPDTYALDVNAWASFNFIYQVT, from the coding sequence ATGAAGCGGCGGGATTTTTTAAAAGTAGTTGGCGGGATAGTTACCACGCTAGGGATCAGCGAGTTTGATTTGTTCAGGTTGAGCGATCGCTACGGCTCGGCTTTGGCACAATCTACCTCGCGAAAATTGGCGTTGTTGATTGGTATTAATGAATACTCGGTTACGCCGCTTAACGGTTGTACGACTGATGTTGAACTTCAAAGAGAACTCCTCATTCATCGTTTCGGCTTTCAACCAGCAGATATTGTTGTATTGCATAATCAACAAGCAACTCGGCAGCAAATTGAAGCCGCATTTATGCAGCATTTAGTTGAACAAGCACAACCAGGCGATATTGTTGTGTTTCACTACAGCGGTTATGGACGTCGCATTCAACTTGAGGAGGAACACGTAGAAGATCAGAATCTACAAGAGAATAGCGAACTCAGCCAACTGCTAGCATCTAAAACTTTATACTCCACCATCAGTAGCTTAGTACCGGTGGATAGTCCTATCACTTCGTCAGCCGAGCCAATCGTTAATGATGTTTTAGAAGAAACGCTGTGGTTGATGTTGCGATCGCTTCAGACAGAGAATGTAACAACAATTCTCGATACGAGCTTTTATACACCTCCTACAGCACCCTTCGGGAACTTGCGAATTCGTTCATCACCACAAATCGCGCCCGCGCAAATTCATCCCCTCGAACTAGAACTTCAGCAACAACTTATCGATAAAATCGCACCATATCGGTTACTCGTTCCGCCTCATGCTGCACTCGATTTACCAGGATTATTTATCACTGCATCGCAAACAGATCAACCTGCTGCTGAGGCGCAATGGAGTGGCTTTAGCGCAGGGTTATTTACCTATGCCTTAACTCAATCACTGTGGGAAGCAACCCCAGCAACAACGATTCACGTGAGCTTAAGTAAAGCAAGTAGTGTTGTCGAGCAAGTTGTCGGAAAACAGCAACCACAACTGTGCGGGCAAAAAAGTCAAGAACAAGCTGATATCGCACTTCACTTTACGCCTAATACTGATGTCAGCGCTGATGGTGTCGTGATCGCTGTAGGAGATAACGGTAAAGCAGCACAATTATGGTTGGCAGGATTACAGCCAACGCTTTTGCAGTACTACGGCGTCAACTCGCGGTTTAAAGTTGTGACACCTTCTAGCAGTGAAACAGGTGTAGATCAAGCGCAGCTACAAATGCGATCGCGCGCAGGGTTAACCGCAAAAGCTTTGCTGGTTGCAGACAATGAAAATACCAACACGCTACAACCAGGTCAATTAGTTCAAGAGGCGATTCGCATCGTTCCACGCAATATTAATCTTAACGTTGCCTTAGACCCTGGACTCGAACGCATCGAGCGCGTCGATGCGACCAGCGCGTTTGCTACCGCTTCTTTTGTAACGTTAGTAACTTCAGGAGAACAACTCGCAGATTGTCTGTTTGGTCGAATTCAAGACGATACTCAATCAACTACCGCTAGCCGTTACGGGTTATTTACGCTATCCCACGAATTAATTCCTAATACTGCGGGTGAAGCTGGAGAAGCCGTTAAAGTAGCCGTACAGCGCTTAATTCCGAAATTGCAAACACTTTTAGCAGCAAAGTGGTGGCGGCTAACGAGTAATGAAACTTCTGACTTAGATATTAAGGCAACACTCGAAGTTGTCAGCGCACCAAAACAGCCAATTATCGAGCGCGAAACACAGCGATTGCAAGCGAAAAACCGAGTCGAAAGTACGACACCAAGCATTGTTTCGACGACTTCAGGTATTCCATCGTTATCGATCGGCAGCCGGATTAAATATAAAATAACTAATCATGGTGATCGCCCTGTCTACTTATTACTGCTAGGCTTAGATAGCAGCAAAAATGCGATCGTCCTTTATCCAGGAAAAGCCCTTGCTGCTTCTGGTTCTACCGATACCGCATCGACACAAGAGTTGGCGATCGCGCCAGAGACAACTATAAGCGTACCTCGAACCGAGATTGATTTTGAGTGGATACTGCACGGACCACCTGCGGTTTGCGAAACTCAGCTGATTCTCAGTAGAAGTCCTTTTACTCAAACGCTTACTGCTTTGGATGCTGCACGCGAAGATCTGCGCGGTGAAGAATACGTTAGTATCTTGTCAAACCCTCTAGAAGTTACCCAAGCCCTACTACGCGACTTACAAACAGCAAGCGCGATCGCTCCCGACACAATTGGAGCCGCCCCTGATACCTACGCTTTAGACGTCAACGCGTGGGCAAGCTTCAACTTCATTTATCAGGTAACTTAG
- a CDS encoding ABC transporter ATP-binding protein, which produces MAEPIIELKGVSKAFGNNVVLDEADLTLYQGEALAIIGPSGTGKSTILRIIAGLLAPDAGEVYIQGQQRKGLIEDAADPISIGMVFQQAALFDSLTVEENVGFLLYQHSQLSRSQIRELVNQKLEMVGLTGVGDRYPSELSGGMRKRVSFARAIMSNPDNVKDSPAVLLYDEPTAGLDPIASTVIENLIRQLQCTTGVCSTYAIVTHQDSTIRRTADRIVFLYQGKVQWEGSVKDIDTSDNPLIQQFFSGNVEGPIQVIG; this is translated from the coding sequence ATGGCTGAGCCGATCATTGAACTTAAAGGCGTGAGTAAAGCATTCGGTAACAATGTCGTTTTAGATGAAGCCGATTTAACGCTTTATCAAGGAGAAGCCTTAGCGATTATTGGTCCCTCGGGTACAGGTAAATCTACAATATTACGCATTATTGCTGGATTGCTAGCACCAGATGCAGGAGAAGTTTATATCCAAGGACAGCAGCGCAAAGGACTCATTGAAGATGCTGCCGATCCTATTAGTATTGGGATGGTATTTCAGCAGGCAGCTTTGTTTGATTCATTAACCGTCGAAGAAAACGTTGGTTTTTTGCTTTATCAACATTCACAACTATCGCGATCGCAAATTCGCGAGTTAGTTAATCAAAAATTAGAAATGGTCGGCTTAACCGGAGTTGGCGATCGCTATCCAAGTGAACTTTCCGGCGGAATGCGTAAGCGTGTCAGTTTTGCTCGTGCAATTATGTCTAATCCCGATAATGTCAAGGACTCTCCAGCGGTTTTACTTTACGATGAACCTACCGCCGGTCTTGATCCAATTGCATCTACAGTTATTGAAAATTTGATTCGACAGCTACAATGCACAACTGGGGTATGTAGTACTTATGCGATCGTCACCCATCAAGATAGTACGATCCGCCGTACCGCAGACCGTATTGTCTTTCTCTACCAAGGAAAAGTTCAGTGGGAAGGCTCTGTAAAAGATATTGATACTTCTGACAATCCTCTCATTCAACAATTTTTTAGTGGCAATGTTGAAGGGCCAATTCAGGTTATTGGCTAA